One part of the Eucalyptus grandis isolate ANBG69807.140 chromosome 10, ASM1654582v1, whole genome shotgun sequence genome encodes these proteins:
- the LOC104423412 gene encoding UPF0481 protein At3g47200: MDHRAIEIDELQDAEFEYNAAGSAAGSIGGDQLELMTKWKPFMANGLASPPRNYDEAGPGHAPAGSRNETVTYCLARVRRRLGERERRFRAGTSSCTIFRIPPTLCGINPKAEQPEIVSIGPYHRGRDHLLEFEEHKWFFLRRFLHRTSSNEASLIELLAAEENSVRTSYSETVLMSSGDFVEMMLLDGCFVLELLLHIFRSDDPIDEDDPIFTRPWIIPILIRDLLKLENQVPYFLLKSLFDFSSSTRVEAKTDYLCTLALRVFDLAYPRPVALLKDYENLQCKHLLDLFYLTLFPTNPDPCNYPQMSRPSDQSVPCVTSLRPSGIKFKSKKTHDFLDISFRKRVLEIPSITINDFTTTVLVNCVALEQYKENSSKHITDYVSFMHCLINQPKDVSLLCSDGIITRFSHDDQYVANFFNKLGKSTVFNVHGCYLSKQFEELESYYYSNWANMMRTYFSSPWSVISVFSAFLVIVLTVIQTVFAVLGYRFH, encoded by the coding sequence atggaTCATCGAGCAATTGAGATCGACGAACTGCAAGATGCAGAATTTGAATACAACGCCGCTGGATCTGCTGCTGGGTCCATTGGAGGGGATCAGCTCGAGTTGATGACGAAATGGAAACCGTTTATGGCTAATGGACTAGCTTCGCCCCCGAGGAACTATGATGAAGCCGGCCCAGGGCATGCTCCGGCAGGATCGCGCAATGAAACTGTAACTTACTGCTTGGCCCGCGTTAGGCGCCGACTGGGGGAAAGGGAAAGACGCTTCCGAGCGGGGACCTCATCTTGCACCATCTTTAGGATCCCCCCGACTCTTTGCGGGATCAATCCGAAGGCTGAACAGCCCGAGATCGTATCTATCGGCCCGTACCACAGGGGCCGGGACCATTTGCTCGAGTTCGAAGAGCACAAGTGGTTCTTCCTCAGGAGGTTCCTTCACCGCACATCCTCGAACGAGGCGAGTCTCATTGAATTATTGGCAGCTGAGGAAAATTCTGTCCGGACTAGCTATTCAGAAACTGTGCTTATGTCGAGTGGCGACTTCGTGGAGATGATGCTACTCGATGGTTGCTTTGTGCTGGAACTCCTACTCCACATTTTCAGGAGCGATGACCCGATTGATGAAGATGACCCCATCTTTACACGGCCTTGGATAATCCCGATTCTCATCAGGGACTTGCTGAAGCTTGAAAACCAGGTTCCGTACTTCCTTCTCAAATCGCTGTTTGACTTCTCGAGCTCGACAAGGGTCGAGGCGAAAACAGACTATTTGTGCACACTCGCTTTGAGAGTATTCGATCTTGCCTACCCGAGACCCGTGGCGCTTCTCAAAGATTATGAGAATCTGCAATGCAAGCATTTACTTGACCTGTTTTACTTGACTCTCTTTCCGACAAACCCAGACCCTTGCAACTACCCGCAGATGTCACGGCCGTCGGATCAGTCCGTACCGTGTGTGACCAGCCTTAGGCCCTCTGGAATCAAATTCAAGTCCAAGAAGACGCATGACTTCCTGGACATAAGTTTCCGAAAACGGGTGCTTGAGATACCATCCATCACCATCAACGACTTCACGACCACCGTCCTAGTAAATTGTGTTGCCCTGGAACAATACAAGGAAAACAGCTCCAAGCACATTACTGATTACGTCTCCTTCATGCACTGCCTCATCAATCAGCCTAAAGACGTGTCGCTCCTCTGTTCTGATGGGATCATCACAAGATTTTCTCACGATGATCAGTATGTTGCTAATTTCTTCAATAAGCTGGGGAAGAGTACCGTTTTCAATGTTCACGGCTGTTATCTGTCCAAGCAGTTCGAGGAATTGGAATCGTATTACTACAGCAATTGGGCGAACATGATGCGCACTTACTTTTCCAGTCCGTGGTCAGTTATATCGGTCTTCTCTGCTTTCTTGGTCATAGTTCTCACCGTGATACAGACCGTTTTTGCTGTCCTCGGTTATCGCTTCCATTAG
- the LOC104423413 gene encoding merozoite surface antigen 2-like — translation MAKAMASLGTFSLVLLLALAMAGAAPGPNSISNNNNNNNINNGNGNVNNNNNNGNGNANNNNNNGNGNANNNNNNGNSNANNNNNNGNGNVNNNNNGGNNNNNTNGSNGNNNGNGNVNNNNNNGNGNVNNNNNNGNGNVNNNNNNGNNNQNNNNNNGNNNQNSNGNNGNNNQNSNGNNGNNNQNNNNNGNNDTPTNPPPPAMPPPPPTSGGSTPPNAPPTNMPPPSSGSNTPPPTWYPPPPPPSEVQGVKRVRCKDRNYPQCYVLEQSCPSACPSTCEVDCVTCKPVCSCDYPGAVCQDPRFIGGDGITFYFHGKKNRDFCLVSDSNLHINAHFIGRRSVNMGRDFTWVQSIGILFGSHNLFVGALKTSAWDDAIDRLSLYLDGTPITLPQHEGALWHSETTPRISFTRYRDTNAIEIEVEKNFKIKAMVVPITRKDSSIHNYGITDEDCFAHLDVSFKFYALSGDVSGVLGQTYARNYVSRAKMGVAMPVLGGEREFASSGLFTTDCAASRFIGQLVPRNSIESFEYADLECAGGVEGRGVVCKR, via the exons ATGGCTAAGGCAATGGCAAGCTTGGGCACGTTCTCGTTAGTCCTCTTGCTAGCTCTAGCAATGGCTGGGGCGGCTCCAGGGCCCAA CAGCATCAgtaacaacaataacaacaacaacatcaaTAACGGCAATGGCAAcgtcaacaacaacaacaacaatggcAATGGCAAcgccaacaacaacaacaacaatggcAATGGCAAcgccaacaacaacaacaacaacggcAACAGCAAtgccaacaacaacaacaacaacggcAACGGCAAtgtcaacaacaacaacaatggtggtaacaacaacaacaacaccaACGGCAGCAATGGCAACAACAATGGCAATGGGAATgtgaacaacaacaacaacaatgggAACGGTAATgtgaacaacaacaacaacaatgggAACGGGAACgtgaacaacaacaacaacaatggaAACAACAAtcagaacaacaacaacaacaatggcAACAACAACCAAAACAGCAATGGCAACAACGGCAACAACAACCAGAACAGCAATGGCAACAATGGCAACAACAACcagaacaacaacaataatgGCAACAATGACACCCCGACGAACCCCCCACCACCAGCCATGCCTCCTCCGCCGCCTACCAGCGGTGGTTCCACCCCTCCTAATGCCCCACCAACCAACATGCCTCCTCCGAGCAGCGGTTCCAACACACCTCCTCCTACTTGGTAtcctcctccgcctccaccgAGCGAAGTACAAGGAGTGAAGAGAGTGAGGTGCAAGGATAGAAATTACCCTCAATGCTATGTGTTGGAGCAAAGCTGCCCCAGTGCTTGTCCATCTACCTGTGAGGTTGATTGTGTTACTTGCAAGCCAGTTTGCA GCTGCGACTATCCTGGCGCGGTGTGCCAGGACCCACGCTTCATCGGCGGCGATGGCATCACCTTCTACTTCCATGGCAAGAAGAACCGCGATTTCTGCCTTGTCTCCGATTCCAACCTCCACATCAACGCGCACTTCATCGGCCGCCGAAGTGTCAACATGGGCCGCGACTTCACCTGGGTCCAGTCCATTGGTATCCTCTTTGGCTCCCACAACCTCTTCGTCGGCGCCCTCAAGACCTCAGCTTGGGACGACGCCATCGACCGCCTCTCCCTTTACCTTGACGGCACCCCCATCACCCTCCCTCAACACGAGGGTGCCCTGTGGCACTCCGAGACCACCCCACGCATCTCATTCACAAGGTACCGCGACACTAATGCTATTGAAATCGAAGTGGAGAAGAACTTCAAGATCAAGGCCATGGTTGTCCCAATAACCCGGAAGGATTCATCCATCCACAACTATGGAATAACCGATGAAGATTGCTTCGCTCACTTGGACGTGAGCTTCAAGTTCTACGCATTGAGTGGCGACGTGAGTGGCGTCTTGGGGCAGACCTATGCGAGGAACTACGTGAGCAGGGCCAAGATGGGCGTGGCGATGCCGGTGCTGGGAGGCGAGAGGGAGTTCGCATCGTCAGGCCTTTTCACGACCGACTGTGCAGCATCCCGGTTTATTGGCCAGTTGGTGCCGAGGAACTCGATTGAGAGTTTTGAGTATGCCGATCTGGAGTGCGCTGGCGGAGTAGAGGGCCGTGGGGTTGTCTGCAAGAGATAA